The Pseudalkalibacillus hwajinpoensis DNA window CATATACTTCTTATGTTGTTGGGGACAAAAAAGAAGAGTGGGATGAATGGATTAAAAATAAGCTTCAAAAAATCACCACTTAGAACGATAGGGGTCCTGACTTGTCTAAGTTTCCCTGATCAGTGTAAACTAGAAGAATATCGTCAACCAAGAACCATCTTTGTATTATCACATATAGTATGAATAAAGGATTTGCGGGTGACAGACGGTAGGGGGGAATTAGATGCGTCTTGAACGTTTAACGTACGACAAAATAAAAATCTTTCTAACTTATGACGATTTAAACGAGCGGGGAATTTCAAAAGAAGAGCTCTGGCAGGACGTACCAAAGGTTCACCGTTTATTTCGTGAAATGATCATGGAAGCCGATGATGAACTTGGTTTTAAAGTTGATGGTCCTATCGCTGTTGAGGTTTTCTCACTTCCTGCACAGGGAATGGTAGTCATTGTTACGAAAGGTTCAAATGGAGAAAATGAATTCGAAGATGACTATAATGAAGAATACATTGAAATGCAAGTAACTCTTGACGAAAGTGATGAAGTATTCTATGAATTTGCTTCATTTGAAGATGTCATTGGTCTTGCAAAACGATTAATTAATGTAGGCATTCAGGGTGGTACACTCTATTCATTCCAAAAACATTTCTACCTTAAATTTGACGAGGAAGAATTCAAGGAATATGAATTGGACTCACTTGTTGCCCTACTTGCTGAATTCGGTAACCCATCGACGATTACAAGTTATCGAGTGGTAGAATACGGAAAAACCCTGATGGATTCAACGGCAGTAGAACAATTAAACAACTATTTTAAATAGAAAAACCTCCCTAAGTGGGAGGTTTTGTTCGTTAAAAGAGAACCCGTTCAGATCTCACATCAGGATTTTGCCAGGCTTTGATAAAGTATTCTTTATTATCGAATTTAAAGAACCCGTTCTCATTGTAAATAGTAGGGAATACGCGTTCCACGGAGAGGTGCTGGGTCTTATGTGCAAGTAATGCCAGACGGACTTGTTCCATATGCTGCGTACTAAAGGTTTTAATAAGACTAATGTCTTCATCAGGATCTGAATACGCAGGATTACCTGTTTCTACTGCGATTGAGCGTGGAACCGTCGTGTAATAAAGCTCTTTCACAG harbors:
- a CDS encoding genetic competence negative regulator; the encoded protein is MRLERLTYDKIKIFLTYDDLNERGISKEELWQDVPKVHRLFREMIMEADDELGFKVDGPIAVEVFSLPAQGMVVIVTKGSNGENEFEDDYNEEYIEMQVTLDESDEVFYEFASFEDVIGLAKRLINVGIQGGTLYSFQKHFYLKFDEEEFKEYELDSLVALLAEFGNPSTITSYRVVEYGKTLMDSTAVEQLNNYFK